The stretch of DNA GGATGGTGGCTGGAGGCTGCTGCGGCTGGGCGGGCTCCAAGCACCCGGGCCTCCGCGGGGGCTCGCACGCCCAGGTTCCTCTTCCGAGGCGCAGGATGCGGCGGGACCCAGGGCGGGGCGCACGGTCCCGTAGGATCCGAGTGACGGAGACAGGGCCGGGCTCCTTCCCCCGGGGCTGTTGCCACACTTCCTGCCTCTGCGCTCTTTCCCCAGCCTGTTTCTAAGGAAGGGAGTGGGGTTGGGCGACCGCGCCCCAGCCGTCGGGCTGGGTCCAGGCTCTAGGAGCCGACACGGTGTTGGGCAAAGCCCAGGGTCAATAGGGGAGGGTTTTAGGATGGGGGACAGAGAGTACAGATGACTAAGAGGTTACCATCGAGGGGGAGCAGCAGTCGTGGAAGATCCAGCAGTCCTGGTGCGCGGGACCCTCAAGGCCCCCTTCTCACATGTCAACTGAGTACCCTCTTATTGTCTTCTCTGCTCCGAAGATGTGTCCGGACCCTTCTAACTCTCTCCTTCATCCGGGCTTCGCAGATGACCCCAGTGGTCCCCAATTTCTGGCAGACATGTCTCCATCTTCTACCCGGCATATTTTACCTGCCTCAATGTACCCCAGGCCGCTTACTAGCTTTCTGCATATCTAGACTTCCCCTAATTCCTCCTTCCTGCTTACGGGAGAGCCCTCAGACCCTCCCATGAGCTCCTGGACCCCTACTCATTTATTGCAATTTAATGGGTCATGCAGCTCCACCCACTCACCCCTTTTGATCTCTCCCCTCCTCCATCCTGTGAAAATTCCAGTCCCGCATCCTTCAGAGCCCGGGACCCCCAGTCAATTCCTGGGTCAGGTGTCTCCTTAACCCTCCCTATTTACACTGCTTAACCCTCATTTCTGCGTTTTGGGGTCTCCCAATGGATTGTCAGTCCTCCTACCCCTCTCGTATTCTGGGTACCTCAGGGGTTTCTTCGCACATACTGGGACCCTCACCCCACTTGCTGCGTACCAGGTCCTGGTATTTGTCCCAGTGGATTCCAGGGAAATCATCCTCCTCCCTGAAACCCCTCACTCATGTGCCTGGGCCCCCCAGCACCTCCTTCCATGCGTACCCCGAGGTCCTTTGAGCCCCTCCCCCTGCAGCCCCGCCGAGCCACCCGGCCCGTGGCCGCTGTTTACAAGGACACGCGCTTCCTGACAGTGACGCGAGccgcctcctccccttccccacgcTCGAGGAGGGGGGCGCGGGGGCCCGGCTCCGGCGACGGCCAATCGGAGCGCACTTCCGTGGCTGACTAGCGCGGTATAAAGGCGTGTGGCTCAGGCTGAGCGGCTGGGACCTTGAGAGCGGCCAGGCCAGCCTCGGAGCCAGCagggagctgggagctgggggaAACGACGCCAGGAAAGCTATCGCGCCAGAGAGGGTGACGGGGGCTCGGGAAGCCTGACAGGGCTTTTGCGCACAGCTGCCGGCTGGCTGCTACCCGCCCGCGCCAGCCCCCGAGAACGCGCGACCAGGCACCCAGTCCGGTCACCGCAGCGGAGAGCTCGCCGCTCGCTGCAGCGAGGCCCGGGGCGGCCCCGCAGGGACCCTCCCCAGACCGCCTGGGCCGCCCGGATGTGCACTAAAATGGAACAGCCCTTCTACCACGACGACTCATACACAGCTACGGGATACGGCCGGGCCCCTGGTGGCCTCTCTCTACACGACTACAAACTCCTGAAACCGAGCCTGGCGGTCAACCTGGCCGACCCCTACCGGAGTCTCAAAGCGCCTGGGGCTCGCGGACCCGGCCCAGAGGGCGGCGGTGGCGGCAGCTACTTTTCTGGTCAGGGCTCGGACACCGGCGCGTCTCTCAAGCTCGCCTCTTCAGAGCTGGAACGCCTGATTGTCCCCAACAGCAACGGCGTGATCACGACGACGCCTACACCCCCGGGACAGTACTTTTACCCCCGCGGGGGTGGCAGCGGTGGAGGTGCAGGGGGCGCAGGGGGCGGCGTCACCGAGGAGCAGGAGGGCTTCGCCGACGGCTTTGTCAAAGCCCTGGACGATCTGCACAAGATGAACCACGTGACACCCCCCAACGTGTCCCTGGGCGCTACCGGGGGGCCCCCGGCTGGGCCCGGGGGCGTCTACGCCGGCCCGGAGCCACCTCCCGTTTACACCAACCTCAGCAGCTACTCCCCAGCCTCTGCGTCCTCGGGAGGCGCCGGGGCTGCCGTCGGGACCGGGAGCTCGTACCCGACGGCCACCATCAGCTACCTCCCACACGCGCCGCCCTTCGCCGGTGGCCACCCGGCGCAGCTGGGCTTGGGCCGCGGCGCCTCCACCTTCAAGGAGGAACCGCAGACCGTGCCGGAGGCGCGCAGCCGGGACGCCACGCCGCCGGTGTCCCCCATCAACATGGAAGACCAAGAGCGCATCAAAGTGGAGCGCAAGCGGCTGCGGAACCGGCTGGCGGCCACCAAGTGCCGGAAGCGGAAGCTGGAGCGCATCGCGCGCCTGGAGGACAAGGTGAAGACGCTCAAGGCCGAGAACGCGGGGCTGTCGAGTACCGCCGGCCTCCTCCGGGAGCAGGTGGCCCAGCTCAAACAGAAGGTCATGACCCACGTCAGCAACGGCTGTCAGCTGCTGCTTGGGGTCAAGGGACACGCCTTCTGAACGTCCCCTGCCCCTTTACGGACACCCCTTCGCTTGGACGGCTGGGCGCACGCCTCCCACTGGGGTCCAGGGAGCAGGCGGTGGGCACCCACCCTGGGACCTAGGGGCGCCGCAAACCACACTGGACTCCGGCCCTCCTGCCCTGCGCCCAGTCCTTCCACCTCGACGTTTACAAGCCCCCCCTTCcacttttttttgtatgttttttttctgCTGGAAACAGACTCGATTCATAttgaatataatatatttgtgtatttaacagggaggggaagagggggcGATCGCGGCGGAGCTGGCCCCGCCGCCTGGTACTCAAGCCCGCGGGGACATTGGGAAGGGGACCCccgccccctgccctcccctctctgCACCGTACTGTGGAAAAGAAACACGCACTTAGTCTCTAAAGAGTTTATTTTAAGacgtgtttgtgtttgtgtgtgtttgttctttttattgaatctatttaagtaaaaaaaaaaattggttctttattaatttctgttgtctttttttccaAGCTGGGAGGgcggaaggaaaaaaaaaggcactggTTTGCTCCCAGCTCAGTGCTGTTGGTGGCTCGGTCCTGTATGTGTCCCCCTCGTCGGTTCGGCGCAGGCATCTTGTGGTCCCAGCCCAGGAGTCCCACCCTTCCCGCGTCCCCAGATCTCCAGGGTTGGATGGTTGGGGCGCGGGACGCGGTCCAGGGACCCAGGAGCTGAAGGCAGGGTGCCCCGGACGAGACTTGGAGTGCGCAGGCGCGTCCCCACCCAGCCGCGCGCGCCGGGGCTTTCCCCGCTGACGCAGCGGAAGCGCTGCC from Gorilla gorilla gorilla isolate KB3781 chromosome 20, NHGRI_mGorGor1-v2.1_pri, whole genome shotgun sequence encodes:
- the JUNB gene encoding transcription factor JunB, translating into MCTKMEQPFYHDDSYTATGYGRAPGGLSLHDYKLLKPSLAVNLADPYRSLKAPGARGPGPEGGGGGSYFSGQGSDTGASLKLASSELERLIVPNSNGVITTTPTPPGQYFYPRGGGSGGGAGGAGGGVTEEQEGFADGFVKALDDLHKMNHVTPPNVSLGATGGPPAGPGGVYAGPEPPPVYTNLSSYSPASASSGGAGAAVGTGSSYPTATISYLPHAPPFAGGHPAQLGLGRGASTFKEEPQTVPEARSRDATPPVSPINMEDQERIKVERKRLRNRLAATKCRKRKLERIARLEDKVKTLKAENAGLSSTAGLLREQVAQLKQKVMTHVSNGCQLLLGVKGHAF